In the genome of Spirochaeta cellobiosiphila DSM 17781, one region contains:
- the fbaA gene encoding class II fructose-bisphosphate aldolase — protein MGVLDHIKPGVVYGDDLKTLFEICKKEGFALPAVNCVGSDSVNAVLEAASKVNSPVMIQFSNGGSAFYAGKGIKAEGQEAQIIGAISGAQHVHLVAEKYGVPVVLHTDHCAKKLLPWIDGLLDAGEEFYKKNGKPLFSSHMIDLSEETLEDNLAISTKYLERMSKLEMFLEIELGITGGEEDGVDNSDRDPAELYSKPEEIDYAYSELNKISPNFTVAAAFGNVHGVYKPGNVKLTPKILDAGQQYIKEKYNLSDVHPVTYVFHGGSGSTTEEIREAIGYGVVKMNIDTDTQWATWEGVLKYYKKNEGYLQTQLGNPEGPDSPNKKYYDPRKWLREGQASMTARVEKAFNDLNCIGRN, from the coding sequence ATGGGAGTATTAGATCACATTAAACCAGGTGTCGTTTATGGCGATGACCTGAAGACTTTATTTGAAATCTGTAAAAAAGAAGGATTTGCATTACCTGCAGTTAACTGTGTAGGTTCTGACTCAGTAAATGCTGTATTAGAAGCTGCTTCAAAAGTTAACTCACCTGTAATGATTCAATTTTCAAACGGTGGTTCTGCATTCTATGCTGGTAAAGGCATTAAAGCTGAAGGCCAGGAAGCTCAGATCATAGGAGCTATTTCTGGAGCTCAGCATGTTCATTTAGTAGCTGAAAAATATGGTGTACCAGTTGTTCTTCATACTGACCACTGTGCTAAGAAGCTTCTTCCATGGATCGACGGATTACTAGATGCTGGTGAAGAGTTTTACAAGAAAAATGGAAAACCATTATTTAGTTCACATATGATTGACCTTTCTGAAGAAACACTTGAGGACAATCTTGCTATATCTACTAAATATCTTGAAAGAATGTCAAAATTAGAAATGTTCTTGGAAATCGAGTTAGGTATTACTGGAGGAGAAGAAGACGGAGTTGATAACTCTGATAGAGATCCTGCCGAACTTTACTCAAAACCAGAAGAAATTGACTATGCGTATTCTGAATTAAACAAAATCAGCCCTAACTTCACTGTTGCAGCTGCTTTTGGAAATGTTCATGGTGTATATAAACCAGGAAACGTTAAACTTACTCCAAAAATCTTAGATGCTGGTCAGCAATATATCAAAGAAAAATACAACTTATCTGATGTTCACCCTGTAACATATGTATTCCATGGTGGATCTGGTTCTACAACAGAAGAAATCAGAGAAGCAATTGGTTATGGTGTTGTGAAAATGAACATTGATACAGATACTCAGTGGGCAACATGGGAAGGTGTTCTTAAATACTACAAGAAGAATGAAGGATACTTACAGACTCAATTAGGTAACCCTGAAGGTCCTGATTCTCCAAATAAGAAATATTATGATCCAAGAAAATGGTTAAGAGAAGGACAAGCTTCTATGACTGCAAGAGTTGAAAAAGCTTTCAATGACCTTAACTGTATTGGTCGAAACTAA
- a CDS encoding MarR family winged helix-turn-helix transcriptional regulator, whose amino-acid sequence MYYRGDMEEWKTLSELIGLKVHRINTTLRVLLQSKLKQAGWNITPEQWATIHLLIDHSGINQTDLSGKMCRDQTSVTRLLDGLQKKGLIERRRDTQDKRVWNVYLTDYSLDRYEVTKPFIDEYNSVLYQSLEEQKGVEFINLLDELTDFISNYTGE is encoded by the coding sequence ATGTATTATAGAGGTGATATGGAAGAATGGAAGACGCTCTCTGAATTAATTGGATTAAAAGTACATAGAATCAATACAACCTTACGAGTTTTATTACAATCAAAACTCAAACAGGCAGGATGGAATATAACACCTGAGCAATGGGCTACTATACATTTATTGATAGATCATTCCGGTATAAATCAAACTGATCTATCGGGGAAAATGTGTAGAGATCAAACTAGTGTCACACGTTTATTAGATGGACTACAAAAAAAAGGGTTAATTGAAAGAAGGAGAGATACACAGGATAAAAGAGTCTGGAATGTCTATCTTACAGATTATTCACTAGATAGGTACGAAGTAACAAAACCTTTTATTGACGAATACAATTCTGTGTTGTACCAGTCTCTAGAGGAACAGAAGGGTGTGGAATTTATTAATTTACTAGATGAGTTAACGGATTTTATTAGTAATTATACAGGAGAATGA
- a CDS encoding DUF4180 domain-containing protein produces MNIEVINTAKGDLSRAYLSEEDKIITTSDFLSVLMSCPTNTIVLNDACFSPDFFDLKTKLAGEFLQKVSNYRKRLIILGDFAKYQSPSFNDFIYESNLGGNVIFTKDIAEGIHYLK; encoded by the coding sequence ATGAATATTGAAGTGATCAATACAGCAAAAGGCGATCTGTCTCGGGCCTATCTTTCTGAAGAAGATAAAATAATTACTACTAGTGATTTTTTAAGTGTTTTGATGAGTTGTCCAACAAATACAATTGTATTGAATGATGCGTGCTTTTCTCCTGACTTCTTCGATCTAAAAACTAAACTGGCCGGAGAGTTTTTGCAGAAAGTCTCTAATTATAGAAAAAGACTTATAATACTAGGAGACTTTGCGAAATATCAAAGTCCATCTTTTAACGATTTTATCTATGAAAGTAATCTAGGTGGAAACGTGATATTCACAAAGGATATAGCTGAAGGGATCCATTATTTGAAATGA